AGGTATCTATcacaaatattaattttcaatttgtCATCAAATATCATTTTTCTGTAATTTCCATTTAATCTTTCAAGCCATCCTCTTATCTCtatttattttccttcatttctcATGTATATCAACTGTTATAAGAATAAATAGCATAGGAACTTTTTTGACTTGCAAAAATAGAATGAAGGGAACATGACAGATCCTTAAAGTTTGAAACATGTTTGAATACGGTGTTCTATGATTGGAAGAAGGGTTAAGcaattattttgaagtttttcaTATTTCTTTCTTGTACAAAAAGGGTTTATTTATCTTTTGGACAAGCatgatttatcaaatataatagaGGTTTACACAGATATCGTATCTTATTAATTTGTTAATCTGTTTTCTACATGCTGCTTTATTTTGGATAAGTTATTCAACTTTTTGAGTTGTTTAGTTCATTTTATTTGACTGCCTTAACCGATGTGGGAATTATTTAAGGATCTATGTAATAACCAAGTCGCGAATCTCTATCCCAAGCCAAATGTTGGAGGTCAACAGAAGCTCCAAATTGGGCAGAATGTCTCAAGAAAGGACAAAATTAAGTTTCTTGTCACCACAGTAAGTATAACAGCatgtcatcttttttttcttttccttttttttccttggCTTTAATTTTGCATGCTAAACTGGGttgttaaattactaaaataactcCATCTATGCAGCTTCTTGATCTTAAAGACAGTAAAGAAGCTGTCTACAGTGCTCTTGATGCGTGGGTTGCTTGGGAGCAGAATTTTCCTATTGGACCTCTTAAAAATGTAATCCTTGCTCTTGAGAAGGAGCATCAGTGGCATAGAGTTGTTCAGGTATCAGCAATTACTCTTtccaatttgtttttttaattttaatcagcTTTCCCTCTCTCTCACTGGATGATTTATTTTTCCTTGTATCGGACGCTACAAAGTCACTTGAACTGGTTAgttgtgattttattttattcgttAAGAGGTGTAATCCCACTTCAACTGGTCGACCTCAAGTCGAGTCTATCTATTGTGAAATGGTTTTAGGTGGATGCTTAGCATTGGTATTGGAGCTTAGGCACGTTCTGTTCTTCTTGTCCAACCCCATGTGAGGTTTACCAACCCTGTGAGGTTGTTCATGTGTCTTCTTTGTTAGCTAGATGTGGGGGGAGGGGGAGTCTCAAGTACTGTTCATCTATTAAGTATTGGGTTTCCTATGGTCTTATATTTAAGTTGGGGTCTTTTTGCCTATTTCCAATTGGTTTTTGCTTAGATGCTTAACAATTATATTTCAAGTTAAGAAAGAAGATACCATCCAGGTTACTTGGGGCTCTGGAATCAATAAGTGAATTAGTAGTAAGAAGAGCATATTTTTCTTGGCATTTGGCTCTTTTGTTTCTTGGTGTAGGTTAGGGCAAGAACTACAAACGATAATAGATGTTTATTATTGAGAattgtttttcattttaacaGGAATAGATGTTTCTACCAACTGTACCACATGTTTAACTTTACAGTTTCACTTTTATCAGAATAGTTTGATTAGGGCTCTTCATTCAGTATTTGCCTTCCTCACTTTTTACACAAGGGGGAGGGAGGATTCAATCTTGGACCTCAAACCTCTTAAAGAGGGTAACAACCTCTATACCAAGCTTGACTTGCTGCCTTCCCCACATTACAAGTACTTCTTTTTCTCTACTTGCTgcttttttaaagaataaatacataaataattattatacttGTAAAAGACAAGgtaaattaaattttgcaaattgCATATTATAATACCTCCTGCATCAAATATAATGAGTCATGTCAAGTGAACTCTTTGGATATGAATTCAAGTTCAACAACTATTGTTCCCTCTTAGGTTGTTAAATGGATGCTAAGCAAGGGGCAGGGAAACACAATGGGAACATATGGACAACTATTACGAGCTTTAGATATGGATAATAGAGCAGATGAAGCTCATCAATTTTGGGTGAAGAAAGTTAGTGCTGATCTACATTCAGTGCCTTGGCAGTTATGCGGCCTCATGATATCAGTATACTATCGAAACAACATGCTGGAGAATCTTGTGAAGGTATGTTTTTGTTCCCTAGCTATCAACTATATGCATATTAAAAAGTTAGTGCTTAATATTGTACAGGTGGTTTTCAGATCTTTGACAGGttttcgttttattttttttctctcgagCTTTACTTAATTAAAAGTTCAGCTTATTCTTATTTTCTCATAACTAACTAGTTTTTCCAATATTTTGTGTTGgtctatttttaattgttatCATAAAGCTTTTCAAAGGCTTGGAAGCTTTTGGTCGCAAGCCTACAGACAAATCAATAGTTCAAAGGGTAGCAGATGCATATGAGATGTTAGGTTTACTTGAAGAGAAAGAAAGGGTTCTTGAAAAATACAAAGATGTTTGTACCAAAATAGAGAAAGGTCATAAGAAATCTAAGCAGACTTCATTGAAGAAAAAGAAGGATTCTGGTTAGATTCTCAATCTCGTCCCACTCCATTAACCACTTGCAGAGTAGAATTTTGTATTTTAGGAGGATGAAGGGTTGTACCATTTTCACCTAGGACAATGTAGCAAACACTGTTAGGCATTGAATAtgagtagaggtgatcatgggccgggccgggcctatataaatttttaggcccatctactaggcccgagcccggcccggcccggcccgaaatatgggcctaaaattttgcccaagcccgacccgacataaaattactaagcccaagcccggcccggcccggcccatattaattttttttatttcattaaataaaaaaagtttaaaaatataataaatcaaatatatttaaaaacataaaaacaaatattaaaacaaataaaaataatactaaaacaattcttaaaacaatacacaaattaataatataataaaaaatggttatattaaaaatttaaaataattaaaaataaaataaatatatatattaatatataattcgggccggtcCGGGTCGGGCCCGGGTCAAAAacccttacccgaggcccggcccgttttctaaacgggccttatttttttgcccaagcccatttttcgggcctatatttttatccaaaccctcccatttttcgggcgggccttcgggtcgagccgggccgcccagcccatgatcagctctaaATATGAGGAATTTATtagtttttgttgttttattgtCAAGTTTAATACTTCCAGATTTGATGACAGAGTCTAGGGGTGTAACTGAAACACTGGTATTCGCAAGCTACTTGAGTTCGACTCGAAAAAGTTCGAGTTCAATTCAGTAATTATCGAGCTGAGTTCTAGCTCAAGCTATCGAACGAGCCGAATTCGAGCTTAGTAATACTTGACTCGAACGGCTCGTGagcattttcagaatttttatatttttatattattaaattacgttattgtccttaatatatattattaacccaAAGTTTAATTATTGAGTCAAACTTGAGCTCGAGTAGCTCGATTATATCTTAAGCTGAGCTTGAGCTGAAATAGATGTTTGACTGAGCTCGATTTGAGTATTGAGCTCCGAATTTCGAGTCGAGCTCAAGCTTGGCAGTATATGGGCTCGATTCTGCTCAATTACACCCCTATGAGAGACTAAACTTCAACATGTATGCATTGTAagataaaaatggtaaaagtactatggaggcTCTTATACTaaaagtcagattgcattttgtcccatTTACTAAAAAAAGGGCAAATTAATTCctgtatgttagattaaagagcaaactgatccttctactattaaaaatagATCCCTATACGTCAGAATGAGGTACATGTAGCACACTAGTGAAACTGTCAAATTATTCTGTCAACCACATCAGTTTTTAACagaagaaattgatgaaattttgaaccgaaaggactagtttgctctttgattagcatataatgactaatttacctatttttttaaattaatatgacaaaatacaatttgactcctagtacaggggcctccatgatacttCTATTGATAATAAATATTTCTTTGACCCTGCTGGTTTCGGTGGTTTTCAGGACGGGGAAGACCTAGACAGAGACAGACATCGACTTCAAATAACCTTGTCAGCACCATGGATGGCCCAGAATTAGTGAGATGAGGATGGGTTTTGCTTCCCATATTGGAACTGGTAAATTTATTTCGTCAGCTATTATAATAGTACTTTGGACGACTACAGGCTCCTAAGTTTTCATCGGTTGGAAAATCGTTGTGTGAATACATGGTTGGATGATAGTCAACAGGGAATTGGCCTAAAATCTTTCTATGCTTGAACTCCTTTGGTATCTAGTGATTGTCAAACATTATTGTAAATTATGTATTTCTATTGCTATATTAATTACTGATCAAGAGTTTTgatcttattttcattttttatttatttagggtttttttttcaatatcTATTTAGAGTTACGCTATATTAAATCTTGttatacattaataaaaaaaggtaTACACATTTTTCCCTTTTGATAATTGAGGATAGTGTAAGAATATTAAAGATTGAACCAGTCGTTTTTAATGATACAGAAAGTCGTACTTGAGGATAATGTAAGGATATTAGGGATTGAATCAAAGTCAAGGATATTAGGGATTGAATCAAAGTTCTTTTTTCTATTAATACAAAGATAATACAATTACACATTCTTCATGGGTTTAAAATATGAGTACAAATACATGTTCAATCAATTATAATGTAAAATCTAATTAATACAATGCACAACCGgtaaaaaatccaaagacaaactAATATTTAAGCTTAAGTACTAAAAAAAccttgcaaaataattaaaaaagttaattgGATCCTTAGTTGAAAAGTGCAATCAGTTAAGCGTTTGTAATATTGTTTTCCGTCAAAACCTCTTATGGGCCGTTAAGTAGAGACGTGACGATTGATGTAACAATTGACATGAAAAAATGATGATGTGTGTGCTGATGTGGCATTTGATAAGTAAAATTACTAGCAtggaaaatttaattaattttttaattattttataaaggctggaatatataaaaaaaagttttaaaaagtaacaaaataataaaattattaaaaaaaataaaaatattaaattttataaaaggaataataatttttataatatttataataccTAATCATTTATAATAacttctataattttttatatttccta
This window of the Gossypium hirsutum isolate 1008001.06 chromosome A09, Gossypium_hirsutum_v2.1, whole genome shotgun sequence genome carries:
- the LOC107888489 gene encoding pentatricopeptide repeat-containing protein At4g18975, chloroplastic isoform X2, with the translated sequence MLRFALQKISGHSTQRIFLPATSTLMRGCSFATYEVIPKGQGREAHCDHVVKDLCNNQVANLYPKPNVGGQQKLQIGQNVSRKDKIKFLVTTLLDLKDSKEAVYSALDAWVAWEQNFPIGPLKNVILALEKEHQWHRVVQVVKWMLSKGQGNTMGTYGQLLRALDMDNRADEAHQFWVKKVSADLHSVPWQLCGLMISVYYRNNMLENLVKDGEDLDRDRHRLQITLSAPWMAQN
- the LOC107888489 gene encoding pentatricopeptide repeat-containing protein At4g18975, chloroplastic isoform X1, with translation MLRFALQKISGHSTQRIFLPATSTLMRGCSFATYEVIPKGQGREAHCDHVVKDLCNNQVANLYPKPNVGGQQKLQIGQNVSRKDKIKFLVTTLLDLKDSKEAVYSALDAWVAWEQNFPIGPLKNVILALEKEHQWHRVVQVVKWMLSKGQGNTMGTYGQLLRALDMDNRADEAHQFWVKKVSADLHSVPWQLCGLMISVYYRNNMLENLVKLFKGLEAFGRKPTDKSIVQRVADAYEMLGLLEEKERVLEKYKDVCTKIEKGHKKSKQTSLKKKKDSGRGRPRQRQTSTSNNLVSTMDGPELVR